The sequence GGTCCCGCCCCAACGGGCGCCGCGGCGACTGACGTGCGGGCCGCGTCTCCGGCCACCAAGGCCGGGGACGCACTCCATCGGCAAGCAGCGAATTTCGCGATGGCTAAAATCGAGCCCTACTTGCCGTCCTCGAGATCGGTCTCGATCCTGTCTGTCGGCTCGCGCAGGAGCAGGTCGGAGGCCTCGACGCCGAGAACCGAGGCGAGCCGCTGCACCACATCGATGCTGGCGTTGTAAACGCACCGCTCGAGCGAGCTGATATAGGTGCGATCAATGTCCGCGAGGTGCGCAAGCTCCTCCTGCGACAGCCCCTTGGCCAGCCGCAAGGCCTTCAGATTGCGCGCGAACACCTCTCGGATCTCCATGGCCGAGAGAGCAGTCGCTTGATGAGTATTTCACCACGGAGTATTCTCTACATCGCACTCGCCACGGTCTGACAGCGGTCGCCGAGTGCCTCGCATCGTCAGTGCCAAAGAGACCGTGGATCAGGTGTGCGCACCGGCGACGCAGCGTTCGGCTTTATGAGCACGCATGATAGAATGATCCCAAATTGCAGCCCCACGCCGTCGCCGACGGCTTGGTTTGCGACAGAAGAAACGGCAGCCTGCGGGGGATGGACGTGGCCAAGGCGTTTGATGATAAGGCGCCGTCCGGTCAGGAACTGACCGCCTATGACCGCACCCATATCAAGCTCTATATGCGCCTCCTCGACGCGACCACTGAGGGAGCCGACTGGCAGGAAGTGGTGGTCGTTCTGTTCGGGATTGATCCGGCGCAGGAGCCTGCCCGCGCCCGCGCGGTGCATGACAGCCATCTGGAGCGCGCCCGCTGGCTCGCCCAGACAGGCTATCGCGATCTGCTCCCACATCGCGTGAACTGAAGCGCCGCTATCCAGGTGATGCGTGCGACGCATCACCTGTTGCCTGTGAGGTGAGTTCTGCCCGGCAATACAATCTTCAATTGATGACCCCACGGCATGCACCGTCTGGGAGTCGCTCATGAAGCCCGATACGTCGCGCTGGCGAGACCGTCGGACCTACGACTATTTCGATGATCTCTCGGTAGAGGGATTGGCCTGGGAGTGCCTGAGGCGGGATCCATCCTACCAGCAGGCCTATCGCGGCCTCATGGAGACCGGCAACACGGCGGCGTCTCTCCCAGCCGAGGCCGAGCATCTCTGGGGGTTACGATGTCCCCGCGAAACCCTCGCTCCCCGCGACCTGTCAGCCGGTCCACTGGTCCCCACGGATCAACCCGGCCGTCACCGTCCTCACCGAGTTTCCCCACCATCTGCGGAGCACCGGCACGGCGCCTCGCGCTGTGCCTGCCGAAACACCTGACCATGCGGCGCCGCCGCACCTTCTGCTTTCCGGCATAGAACCGGGCGCATCGATCGCCGCCCTGATCCCCTTTGACGACGACCTGCCCGGCCGCATCGAGGCGCTGAACCGCCTCTGGCATGCGCACCGTGGGAAGCCCGTGCCACCCGACACCCGCATGACCCGCCAGCAGCGCGGACGCCTGCGGCTGATGCTTCAAGCCTGCGACGGACGAAACCGGGGCGCGAGCTACCGCGCAATCGCTGAGGCCCTGTTCGGCATCGAGCGTGTCGCGGCCGATCCCTGGAAGACGTCTCCCCTGCGCGACCGCGTCATTGGCCTCGTGGAAGGCGGCACCGGCCTGATCGCCGGCGGCTATCTGCGGCTGTTCCGTCATCGCCGCCGGGCGTGACGGGGTGGGGATTTTAGCCCCCCAATCTTCCCCATCCCTCCCGACATTCCTCCTCCGCCACCGTGGTCACCGTCCGCCGCCGCACTCCGGCGGCTCCCGCCACGCCCACGGAGGCCCGCTCCATGCGACCCGATCTCGCCACCCTCCCGCCGCGCTATCTGCGCACCAAGGAAGCCGCCGAGTTTCTCAGTCTGTCGGCCCGCACGCTGGAAAAGCACCGCACCTATGGCACCGGTCCCGCCTATCGCAAGCTCGGCGGGCGTGTCGTCTATTCCATCGACGACCTGCAGGCCTGGACCGAGCGCGGCGCGGTCACCTCGACATCCGATCCGCGCGGCACCGTCCTGCCGGCCAAGCGCCATGCGCTTGCCGCCGGTTCGTTCGCCGGCCGCGCCGCACGCTGAACGCCCCACCCATGGCGGCGCGGCATCACAGCCTCTCGGAGCGCGGACAGCTGGATCTGTTCCGCGCCCTGCCAGGCGACTTCGCGCCACGAGATGCGCAGGATCTCATGGCCTATCCCTTCTTCTCCCTCTCCAAGACGCCGCGCGTTGCACCGATCGATTTCCGGACCGGCAGCATCGCCATCCGGGTCGAGGCCGTGCCTGACCACGGCATGGCGACGATCTGGGACGCCGATATTCTCATCTGGGCGGCAAGCCAGATCGTCGAGGCGCGCGACGCGGGGCTGCGCACCTCGCGCCTCATGGCGGCGACGCCTTATGAGATCCTCACCTTTGTCGGGCGCGGCACCTCCCTGCGGGATTATCAGCGCCTTAAGGCCGCGCTCGACCGCCTCCAGTCGACGACCGTGTCGACCACGATCCGTCAACCAGCCGAAGGACGCCGGCACCGCTTCTCCTGGATCAATGAATGGCAGGAACGGACCGACCGCAACGGCCAGCCCGACGGCGTCGACCTCATCCTGCCAGACTGGTTCTACCGTGCCGTACTCGACGATGCGCTCGTGCTCACCATCGACCGCGCCTATTTCGGGCTGACGGGCGGACTGGAGCGCTGGCTCTACCGTCTGGTGCGCAAGCATGGCGGGCACCAGGACCACGGCTGGAGCTTCGACGTCGCTCACCTCCACGCCAAATCCGGTAGCCTCTCGCCCCTCAAGCACTTCGCCTATGACCTGCGCGCGATCGTCGGCCGCCAGGCGCTGCCCGGCTACCGGCTCGGCATGCGCCGCCAGACGGACGGTGCCGACCTCCTGTCCTTCGCCGAGATCGACGCTACACGCCTTGCCCTGCCAACCCGCCGCCGTCTCGCGGCCATCCGATCTGGGGACAAGCTGTGAATCATCTCGTGCTATCGGGGACCAGCACCCTCGTGCCATCAGGGACCGGATCCTCGTGCTATCGGGGACCAAAATCGACGATTCAGTCTTCTGAATCAGAGGCTTCCGGCGTCCGTAACTTCTCTAACCCGGATTCCTTCGGAATCCTTCTAACGGAACAACGCCATTCTACTACGACGAGCGCGTCCCCGGTGAACGTGCGGAGCGCGCCATGATCGTCGCGCTCCTCAACCAGAAGGGCGGGGTCGGCAAGACGACACTTGCGCTGCATCTCGCCGGGCAATGGGCCCGGCAAGGACAGCAGATCACGCTGATCGATGCCGATCCGCAGGGCTCCAGCCTCGACTGGTCGGAGCAGCGCAGCCGCGAGGGCCTGCCGCGGCTGTTCGGTGTCGTCGGCCTCGCCCGCGACACCCTGCACCGGGAGGCGCCGGAGCTCGCGCGCGGCGCCGATCACATCGTCATCGATGGACCGCCCCGCGTTGCCGGGCTGATACGCTCGGCGTTGCTCGCCGCCGATCTGGTGCTGATCCCGGTTCAGCCCTCGCCCTTTGACGGCTGGGCGTCGGCCGAGATGCTGGCGCTGATCCGCGAGGCGCGGATCTACCGCCCGGAGATGGTGGTCCGGTTCGTCCTGAACCGCTGCGGCGCGCGTACCGTTCTCGCGCGCGAGACCGCGCGGACGCTGGCTGACCATGATCCTCCGGTGCTCGCCAGCGCCATCGGCCAGCGCATCGCCTTTGCGGCGGCGGCGCAGTCCGGGCGTCTTGTCTTCGAACGCGACGATGCCGGGCCAGCCACGCGCGAGATCGCCGCGCTTTCCGCCGAGATCAATGGTCTCGACCTCGGGAGGCAAGCGCGATGAGCGAACGCCCGATCCGCCGCGACTTCGCCTCTCGGCCTGCTGATCCCGAGCACTGGATCAAGGCGGCCGATGTCTCAACCGAACGCCGGCCCAGCGCCGCGTTCACCGCGCGCCTCACCATCGATGTCACGCCCGACCTGCGCGGGCGGATCAAGGTCGCCGCCTTCCGGCGCGGCGTCACCGTCGCCGAGATGCTGCGCGCCCTCCTCGCCCGTGAATTCCCTCCCACATCAGGAGATCTGCCATGAGCGCGGCGTTTGCTCCCCGTGCGGCCAGCACGGCATCCGCGTCCAGTCCCCCATCCGATACCCTGACCCATGTCGAACTGACCCATATCGAGAAGCGCATCGAGAATTGGATTCGCTTCGGCCATCACGCACATGAGCAGCTTCTGGATCGCCGCCGGCGCATCCTCTCTTTCCCTCCCGGCAGCATCTTCGCCTTTGTCCGATGGGCGTCGAACGACTTCGGCACCGTGGCCTCCCGCCTCGATATCGTGCGCTGCGTGGCGCCGGGCGAAGGCTACCAGACGCTGCCCTTCGTGCGTCCCGGCGGCGAGATCCTGCTGCGGGTGGATGGCTGGCCGAAGGTCGAGAAAATTCTGCAGCACATCGACGCCATCGAGGCGACCGGCATCGATGCGGCCACCGTCGCGCCCGATCACTGGGGCCATGTTGCGCACCGCATCAGTGTCGGATTCGAGCCGCGCGCCTACACGATAGAGCGCCATCAGGCGTGGCTGAAGCGGCGGGAGTGCGGACAATGAGCCGCGCCGCCTATGTGCTGATAACGACCGTCGCCAGCGTCGGTGTGGCCGTCGCCGCTATGGTGCCGACGCCGCTCAAGCTGATCTGGAATGTCTCGGCGAGCGTCCCTATCGGGCTCTATTCTCTCGAGCCGGCCGATGCCCTCGAGATCACCGATCTGGTCGCGGTAATGCCGCCACCGCCGCTCGCCGCGTTCCTCATCGCACGTGGCTATATCGGCGAAAGCACACCACTGCTGAAGCGCGTGATGGGGCTTCCGGGGCAGGTTGTCTGCCGCCTCAGCGACGCCATCACCGTCGATGGCGTGCCGCTGGGCGACGCGCTGCCGCGCGACCGCATGGGGCGCGATTTGCCAGTCTGGCTGGGCTGCCGGCGTATCGCTCCTGGTCATCTGTTCCTGATGAACCCGGACGTCAGCGACAGTCTCGACGGACGGTATTTCGGGCCGATCCCGTCTACAACCGTCATCGGCCGAGCAATGCCCCTCCTCACGGATGAGGCCGGCGACGGCGACTTCATCTGGCGCGCGGCGGTGCGCTGACATGCATCGCGCTGCGCTCTTCCTCGCGTCCGGATTGCTGATCGGCGGCGCGTCGCTTGGCTCTGCCGCCGATCAGACCATGTCACCGACCGTGGCGAATGCTGTCACCTCCTACGCCGTCTTTATCGACGAAGCCGCGCAGCGCTTCGAGCTTCCGGCCAGTTGGATCCGCGCGGTCCTGTGGGTCGAGAGCGGCGCCGATCCCCGCGCCGTCTCACCCGCCGGTGCCATGGGGCTGATGCAGATCATGCCCGCGACCTGGGATGAGCTTCGCGTCCACTACGGCCTCGGGGCAGAT comes from Ancylobacter polymorphus and encodes:
- a CDS encoding helix-turn-helix domain-containing protein, whose translation is MEIREVFARNLKALRLAKGLSQEELAHLADIDRTYISSLERCVYNASIDVVQRLASVLGVEASDLLLREPTDRIETDLEDGK
- a CDS encoding DNA -binding domain-containing protein; the encoded protein is MDVAKAFDDKAPSGQELTAYDRTHIKLYMRLLDATTEGADWQEVVVVLFGIDPAQEPARARAVHDSHLERARWLAQTGYRDLLPHRVN
- a CDS encoding transcriptional regulator domain-containing protein — its product is MKPDTSRWRDRRTYDYFDDLSVEGLAWECLRRDPSYQQAYRGLMETGNTAASLPAEAEHLWGLRCPRETLAPRDLSAGPLVPTDQPGRHRPHRVSPPSAEHRHGASRCACRNT
- a CDS encoding DUF2285 domain-containing protein; this encodes MPAETPDHAAPPHLLLSGIEPGASIAALIPFDDDLPGRIEALNRLWHAHRGKPVPPDTRMTRQQRGRLRLMLQACDGRNRGASYRAIAEALFGIERVAADPWKTSPLRDRVIGLVEGGTGLIAGGYLRLFRHRRRA
- a CDS encoding helix-turn-helix transcriptional regulator, yielding MRPDLATLPPRYLRTKEAAEFLSLSARTLEKHRTYGTGPAYRKLGGRVVYSIDDLQAWTERGAVTSTSDPRGTVLPAKRHALAAGSFAGRAAR
- a CDS encoding replication initiator protein A; translation: MAARHHSLSERGQLDLFRALPGDFAPRDAQDLMAYPFFSLSKTPRVAPIDFRTGSIAIRVEAVPDHGMATIWDADILIWAASQIVEARDAGLRTSRLMAATPYEILTFVGRGTSLRDYQRLKAALDRLQSTTVSTTIRQPAEGRRHRFSWINEWQERTDRNGQPDGVDLILPDWFYRAVLDDALVLTIDRAYFGLTGGLERWLYRLVRKHGGHQDHGWSFDVAHLHAKSGSLSPLKHFAYDLRAIVGRQALPGYRLGMRRQTDGADLLSFAEIDATRLALPTRRRLAAIRSGDKL
- the parA gene encoding ParA family partition ATPase yields the protein MIVALLNQKGGVGKTTLALHLAGQWARQGQQITLIDADPQGSSLDWSEQRSREGLPRLFGVVGLARDTLHREAPELARGADHIVIDGPPRVAGLIRSALLAADLVLIPVQPSPFDGWASAEMLALIREARIYRPEMVVRFVLNRCGARTVLARETARTLADHDPPVLASAIGQRIAFAAAAQSGRLVFERDDAGPATREIAALSAEINGLDLGRQAR
- a CDS encoding ribbon-helix-helix protein; this translates as MSERPIRRDFASRPADPEHWIKAADVSTERRPSAAFTARLTIDVTPDLRGRIKVAAFRRGVTVAEMLRALLAREFPPTSGDLP
- a CDS encoding DUF2840 domain-containing protein, giving the protein MSAAFAPRAASTASASSPPSDTLTHVELTHIEKRIENWIRFGHHAHEQLLDRRRRILSFPPGSIFAFVRWASNDFGTVASRLDIVRCVAPGEGYQTLPFVRPGGEILLRVDGWPKVEKILQHIDAIEATGIDAATVAPDHWGHVAHRISVGFEPRAYTIERHQAWLKRRECGQ
- a CDS encoding S26 family signal peptidase; the encoded protein is MSRAAYVLITTVASVGVAVAAMVPTPLKLIWNVSASVPIGLYSLEPADALEITDLVAVMPPPPLAAFLIARGYIGESTPLLKRVMGLPGQVVCRLSDAITVDGVPLGDALPRDRMGRDLPVWLGCRRIAPGHLFLMNPDVSDSLDGRYFGPIPSTTVIGRAMPLLTDEAGDGDFIWRAAVR